The Antedon mediterranea chromosome 11, ecAntMedi1.1, whole genome shotgun sequence genome window below encodes:
- the LOC140062775 gene encoding transient receptor potential cation channel subfamily M member 3-like, which yields MKYHRGISVSEDSEKLNRKWRSIAESFNAKECNHFCPKKPPNQDCCQCGRLKTDHTVSAQTIPEGQQPWFQTWSSDSHTRTFPTNAFGVMDFQGVFNTSRAKYVRLSDETSEHDVLKLLTDLWNLKLPKLLIEVTGGAKDFVLNPKLKRIFYDGIIRVAVTADAWILTGGTNTGVMKYVGKAIREHSIKSPKKIVAIGVASWGIVDHKEDLIVSEAAKPRTSRAHSRAHCTAPSEVELKYMRKKPSEGVKYYRVTSSSTSSGASLDPNHSHFILVDNGTVKQYGVEISLRSKLEKLISKQTLDQGVGERCIPAVCIVLEGGINTIQVVFENVTSDPPIPVVIAEGSGRAADVLAFAYSVTKLNKEISADNRIKLMDLIKEMVSEDAAEQLMEKVLQVISKRELLTVFSVDSDESADGLDNTILQALVQANNLPSNDQLQLALLWNRVDIARDKIFKLNKPISEECLNDAMLQALKEGKPDFVKLLLENGVSMHAFLTENTLVKLYEHSLNLPDSTLKLLYSHSNIRLRERGGFCLHNAGRLIEELIGNAFKSSYTTGKLNHCRCHTGKSRHSSGNKDGEDACIGPRFETPFSDLFVWSVLSRKHGMTYLMWQQGTEAMAKAIIAVALYTAMSDRATEQFDMENNEKLDAQANRYKQISYELLQVCFEEGSDYTRQLILVEMKNWSNETVLSLAAAVCHSKLIGHPCVQTILTDQWIGKLQMISNKQVLLGLIFPPAVPMLSYREVDVIKKFNEIPEEPTTEDIIAEALQLTDVNDSPDVGITRSKSDDDVVTHHGDCVKVVVKQRLSIRQRYYAFYTAPIVKLWSNTLSYVGFLMLFSYMILIHLPDEYMGWMGISVFEWIIMFFVFSLATEELRQVITQGDALSWTHKLKSWSSDAWNIWDGICITFFFIGFFLRMMALHVMSFANDFLFQWGRLFYCIDIIFWYIRMLDVLSVSKLMGPYVKMISRMMVDMVRFTIILGVFVTSYGVASHAIMKPDQTVMDFELIKDVFYQPYWHVYGELFLDERNPNCELEECKEGSMLVPLIMAIYLLFANILLINMLIAIFNNTFISVQQNALEIWKFQRYRIILEYRERPLFPPPFIVISHLWQIGKEILTRLCGKEVKTHKMKLHLTESTQSVLYSFEESCVEIYLRQNVLRDQSSQERIIQRLEERLDEMDMKFAEHIQVAKKFNKRFKQVEDQQERTLEGVREVLSVTMEAFQVSESHSC from the exons ATGAAGTACCATCGAGGGATTAGTGTTTCAGAAGATTCGGAAAAG ctaAATCGAAAATGGCGTTCAATTGCAGAATCATTCAACGCAAAAGAATGCAATCATTTTTGCCCAAAGAAACCGCCAAATCAAGACTG CTGCCAGTGTGGTCGATTAAAAACCGATCACACAGTATCTGCACAAACAATTCCCGAAGGACAACAACCATGGTTCCAAACATGGTCATCAGATTCGCACACGCGCACGTTCCCTACCAACGCTTTCGGCGTTATGGATTTCCAGGGAGTTTTCAATACTAGCAGAGCTAAG TATGTTAGACTATCGGATGAAACATCAGAACATGATGTCCTAAAACTTCTCACGGATCTCTGGAACTTAAAATTACCAAAGCTTTTGATTGAAGTCACCGGAGGAGCAAAGGACTTCGTTCTCAACCCAAAATTAAAACGCATTTTCTACGATGGTATTATCCGAGTGGCTGTGACCGCCGACGCCTGGATACTAACGGGTGGAACAAATACAG GTGTAATGAAATATGTCGGTAAAGCAATTCGTGAACATTCAATAAAATCTCCCAAAAAGATAGTAGCAATTGGAGTTGCTTCTTGGGGCATTGTTGATCATAAAGAGGATCTAATTGTATCGGAA gCTGCTAAGCCCAGGACAAGCCGAGCACACAGTCGTGCACACTGCACTGCACCGTCAGAGGTGGAACTGAAATACATGCGGAAAAAACCTAGCGAG GGGGTAAAATATTACCGTGTTACTAGTTCATCAACGAGCAGTGGTGCTTCACTAGATCCGAACCACAGCCATTTTATTCTAGTGGATAACGGTACGGTGAAGCAGTATGGTGTAGAGATCTCACTACGGTCAAAGCTAGAAAAACTCATATCGAAACAAACATTAGATCAAG GAGTAGGAGAACGATGTATACCTGCAGTTTGTATTGTCTTAGAGGGAGGAATAAATACAATCCAAGTCGTATTCGAGAACGTGACGTCAGACCCACCAATCCCTGTTGTAATTGCAGAGGGTAGTGGGCGCGCAGCTGACGTACTTGCCTTCGCTTACTCAGTCACAAAACTAAATAA AGAAATTTCAGCAGATAACAGAATTAAACTGATGGATCTGATAAAAGAGATGGTATCAGAAGACGCAGCAGAACAACTAATGGAGAAAGTGTTGCAAGTTATATCAAAAAGAGAACTG ctAACAGTTTTTTCAGTTGATTCTGACGAGTCTGCCGATGGCCTTGATAACACCATTCTCCAAGCGCTTGTACAAG CCAATAATTTACCTAGTAACGATCAGCTTCAATTAGCATTGCTGTGGAACAGAGTGGACATCGCAAGGGACAAAATATTCAAACTCAATAAACCGATTTCA GAAGAATGTCTAAACGATGCTATGTTACAGGCACTTAAAGAAGGCAAGCCTGATTTTGTAAAGTTACTACTAGAAAACGGTGTCAGTATGCATGCGTTTCTGACAGAAAATACTCTAGTAAAACTTTACGAGCACTCT CTGAACTTGCCTGATTCAACACTGAAACTTCTTTACAGTCACAGCAATATTAGGCTGCGTGAG agaGGCGGATTCTGTCTTCATAATGCTGGTCGTCTAATCGAAGAATTGATTGGCAACGCCTTCAAATCGTCTTATACAACAGGAAAGCTGAACCACTGTCGATGCCACACGGGTAAATCGCGTCATTCAAGTGGAAACAAG GATGGAGAAGATGCCTGTATCGGACCACGGTTTGAAACCCCGTTTAGTGACCTATTTGTCTGGTCAGTACTGTCAAGGAAGCACGGAATGACTTATTTAATGTGGCAACAGGGCACTGAGGCTATGGCTAAAGCGATCATCGCTGTTGCCTTGTACACCGCAATGTCGGACAGGGCCACAGAGCAATTTGACATGGAAAATAATGAGAAATTAGATGCCCAAGCAAA TCGCTACAAACAGATTTCCTATGAGCTGTTGCAAGTGTGCTTTGAAGAGGGGAGTGACTATACACGTCAACTCATATTGGTCGAGATGAAAAACTGGAGCAATGAAACTGTGCTTTCATTGGCTGCCGCTGTGTGTCACAGCAAGCTGATTGGTCACCCGTGCGTGCAAACGATACTTACCGATCAATGGATTGGAAAACTACAGATGATCTCAAATAAACAA GTTTTGTTAGGGTTAATATTTCCACCTGCCGTTCCTATGCTTTCTTATCGAGAAGTTGACGTAATCAAGAAATTTAATGAAATTCCAGAAGAACCTACAACAGAAGATATTATAGCCGAAGCTTTGCAACTAACA GATGTAAATGATAGCCCGGATGTTGGTATTACACGTAGTAAATCTGATGATGACGTGGTTACGCATCACGGAGACTGCGTAAAAGTTGTTGTAAAACAGCGACTCTCGATTCGACAACGTTACTATGCTTTTTACACGGCACCCATTGTTAAGTTGTGGTCTAATACG CTGTCCTACGTGGGCTTCCTTATGCTGTTTAGCTACATGATCTTAATTCATCTTCCGGATGAATACATGGGCTGGATGGGAATATCGGTTTTTGAGTGGATCATTATGTTTTTCGTATTCTCATTGGCTACTGAAGAATTAAGACAA GTAATAACACAAGGTGACGCTCTAAGTTGGACACACAAGTTAAAAAGCTGGTCATCTGACGCGTGGAATATTTGGGACGGGATATGTATCACATTCTTCTTTATCGGTTTCTTTTTGAGAATGATGGCGTTGCACGTAATGAGTTTCGCCAATGACTTTCTTTTCCAATGGGGCcgtttattttactgtatagATATCATATTCTGGTACATTCGGATGCTTGATGTACTAAGCGTTAGTAAATTGATGGGACCGTATGTGAAAATGATCAGTAGAATG ATGGTTGACATGGTCAGATTCACTATCATTCTGGGTGTGTTTGTTACAAGTTATGGAGTAGCTAGCCACGCGATCATGAAACCCGACCAGACAGTTATGGATTTTGAGCTTATAAAAGACGTTTTCTACCAACCTTACTGGCATGTCTATGGCGAGCTGTTTTTAGACGAACGAAATC CTAACTGTGAACTTGAAGAATGTAAAGAAGGTTCAATGCTTGTCCCTCTCATCATGGCGATTTACCTACTTTTCGCAAACATACTGCTTATCAATATGCTGATTGCTATATTCAA cAACACTTTCATCTCCGTGCAACAAAATGCTTTAGAAATCTGGAAGTTCCAGCGATACCGGATCATCTTGGAGTATAGAGAGCGCCCCTTATTTCCACCACCCTTTATTGTAATAAGCCACCTTTGGCAGATCGGCAAAGAGATATTGACTCGTCTGTGTGGAAAGGAAGTTAAAACCCACAAAATGA AATTACATCTTACGGAAAGTACACAGTCCGTTCTCTACAGCTTTGAGGAAAGTTGCGTGGAGATCTACCTTCGACAAAACGTGTTGAGGGACCAATCATCGCAGGAAAGGATCATTCAAAGACTAGAAGAGAG GCTTGATGAGATGGATATGAAATTTGCTGAACACATCCAAGTGGCAAAGAAGTTCAACAAACGTTTCAAACAAGTTGAAGATCAGCAAGAACGTACGTTGGAGGGTGTCCGAGAAGTTCTTAGCGTAACGATGGAGGCTTTCCAAGTCAGTGAATCACATTCGTGTTAA
- the LOC140062531 gene encoding uncharacterized protein isoform X2, which translates to MFLEMDVCADTPCEQQCTNNFGRVLCTCYSGFMFDKTKYRAGLSPYCVDLDECRFKNGGCEQLCINTIGSYRCSCNHGFKVAVDGRSCIELPKSKSIEQEEDVCHASCRNFTFLHTVVQDVEKKLLLMIQQENAKEKEPKINFAPQKESKGFPGPPGSIGPPGTKGETGTPGLSGPPGQSGLPGAQGPPGPAGLRGQKGEMGFRGIEGKRGYRGERGHTGPIGYTGIKGDKGEHGLRGFPGERGLKGRIGPPGVPGLPGIPGRTPTTSKIMDGKRGKRGPQGRSGPPGKSGQKGETGVPGPRGPKGESAVGEAVLNMIANLRRDIIELQVALGKTTQFNTMISGNNLDNTLLTTDDEDLAGSGRKPNNPS; encoded by the exons ATGTTCTTAGAGATGGACGTCTGTGCTGATACACCGTGTGAGCAGCAATGCACGAATAACTTTGGACGGGTATTGTGCACCTGCTACTCTGGCTTTATGTTCGACAAAACCAAATATAGAGCTGGTCTTTCACCTTACTGCGTTG ATTTGGACGAATGTAGATTTAAAAATGGGGGATGTGAACAATTGTGCATCAACACCATAGGTAGCTATCGATGTTCGTGTAACCATGGTTTCAAAGTGGCAGTAGATGGAAGAAGCTGTATAGAATTAC CAAAATCAAAGAGTATAGAGCAAGAGGAAGACGTTTGCCATGCAAGTTGTCgtaattttacatttctacaTACAGTGGTTCAGGACGTCGAAAAGAAG CTACTTCTCATGATACAACAAGAAAACGCCAAAGAAAAAGAACCAAAGATCAACTTTGCACCTCAAAAAGAATCAAAGGGCTTTCCAGGACCGCCGGGTAGCATAGGTCCACCAGGGACTAAGGGTGAAACGGGTACACCTGGGTTATCAGGTCCACCAGGTCAGTCTGGGTTACCTGGTGCTCAAGGACCACCAGGTCCTGCGGGTCTAAGAGGTCAGAAAGGAGAAATGGGATTTCGAGGAATTGAGGGTAAACGAGGTTACCGAGGAGAAAGAGGTCATACAGGACCTATAGGATATACAGGAATAAAGGGTGACAAGGGTGAGCACGGTTTACGTGGTTTTCCTGGCGAGAGAGGATTGAAGGGTCGTATTGGTCCACCGGGGGTGCCTGGACTTCCTGGTATACCAGGAAGAACTCCAACGACATCCAAAATTATGGACGGAAAACGAGGCAAACGAGGACCACAG GGACGGTCTGGTCCCCCAGGAAAATCTGGCCAGAAG GGTGAAACTGGTGTCCCCGGTCCAAGAGGTCCTAAG GGTGAATCTGCTGTCGGAGAAGCCGTTCTAAATATGATAGCAAACTTACGTCGTGACATCATTGAGTTACAGGTGGCTTTGGGCAAAACGACTCAATTCAACACAATGATCTCTGGTAACAATCTCGACAACACGCTGTTGACCACAGATGACGAGGATCTTGCTGGTTCTGGGAGGAAACCAAACAATCCATCGTAA
- the LOC140062531 gene encoding uncharacterized protein isoform X1, producing MMMFTYWIFVFLSTLFFDLISEGVQAKTELAEICPRSKIISTFYPCPRSDGRIDRCVRKRCCAGYQYVNGHCIPEEMDVCADTPCEQQCTNNFGRVLCTCYSGFMFDKTKYRAGLSPYCVDLDECRFKNGGCEQLCINTIGSYRCSCNHGFKVAVDGRSCIELPKSKSIEQEEDVCHASCRNFTFLHTVVQDVEKKLLLMIQQENAKEKEPKINFAPQKESKGFPGPPGSIGPPGTKGETGTPGLSGPPGQSGLPGAQGPPGPAGLRGQKGEMGFRGIEGKRGYRGERGHTGPIGYTGIKGDKGEHGLRGFPGERGLKGRIGPPGVPGLPGIPGRTPTTSKIMDGKRGKRGPQGRSGPPGKSGQKGETGVPGPRGPKGESAVGEAVLNMIANLRRDIIELQVALGKTTQFNTMISGNNLDNTLLTTDDEDLAGSGRKPNNPS from the exons AACTGAACTTGCAGAAATATGTCCAAGAAGTAAAATAATTTCGACATTTTATCCTTGTCCCCGTTCAGACGGAAGAATTGACAGATGCGTAAG AAAGCGCTGTTGTGCCGGGTACCAATATGTTAACGGACATTGCATCCCAGAAG AGATGGACGTCTGTGCTGATACACCGTGTGAGCAGCAATGCACGAATAACTTTGGACGGGTATTGTGCACCTGCTACTCTGGCTTTATGTTCGACAAAACCAAATATAGAGCTGGTCTTTCACCTTACTGCGTTG ATTTGGACGAATGTAGATTTAAAAATGGGGGATGTGAACAATTGTGCATCAACACCATAGGTAGCTATCGATGTTCGTGTAACCATGGTTTCAAAGTGGCAGTAGATGGAAGAAGCTGTATAGAATTAC CAAAATCAAAGAGTATAGAGCAAGAGGAAGACGTTTGCCATGCAAGTTGTCgtaattttacatttctacaTACAGTGGTTCAGGACGTCGAAAAGAAG CTACTTCTCATGATACAACAAGAAAACGCCAAAGAAAAAGAACCAAAGATCAACTTTGCACCTCAAAAAGAATCAAAGGGCTTTCCAGGACCGCCGGGTAGCATAGGTCCACCAGGGACTAAGGGTGAAACGGGTACACCTGGGTTATCAGGTCCACCAGGTCAGTCTGGGTTACCTGGTGCTCAAGGACCACCAGGTCCTGCGGGTCTAAGAGGTCAGAAAGGAGAAATGGGATTTCGAGGAATTGAGGGTAAACGAGGTTACCGAGGAGAAAGAGGTCATACAGGACCTATAGGATATACAGGAATAAAGGGTGACAAGGGTGAGCACGGTTTACGTGGTTTTCCTGGCGAGAGAGGATTGAAGGGTCGTATTGGTCCACCGGGGGTGCCTGGACTTCCTGGTATACCAGGAAGAACTCCAACGACATCCAAAATTATGGACGGAAAACGAGGCAAACGAGGACCACAG GGACGGTCTGGTCCCCCAGGAAAATCTGGCCAGAAG GGTGAAACTGGTGTCCCCGGTCCAAGAGGTCCTAAG GGTGAATCTGCTGTCGGAGAAGCCGTTCTAAATATGATAGCAAACTTACGTCGTGACATCATTGAGTTACAGGTGGCTTTGGGCAAAACGACTCAATTCAACACAATGATCTCTGGTAACAATCTCGACAACACGCTGTTGACCACAGATGACGAGGATCTTGCTGGTTCTGGGAGGAAACCAAACAATCCATCGTAA